A region of Aneurinibacillus sp. REN35 DNA encodes the following proteins:
- a CDS encoding helix-turn-helix transcriptional regulator has translation MTDKILLSEIAGAKETAELLGMSTAGLSNLRNRYDDFPEPVKKLTATPLFLISEVESWMEAHGRKGARRHLPNPKSGRFKVLAVCGRPRVGKSFLISMFSADTYGYRTACSREGDDFTQCEVQNVVWENLDEGFAVFHSTDETMNGMESPLTPERLTRFLNEVNDYLRECREKGWNGEKGEHYHYIEIFSPPSDFARRIMRANNLDYLIITDTPGVAENYGVVPIEKADLVLFVLADSGMDEAKKSFSTLVEAMAPLVASSKACFLYRTNSSCDDEDEYIQMQAAAERAMKRFEDCFTGLKGRIIESSLDVLQPAESVLGVPIMKDKKSSQSEIMFQQRFEDKICRAFQAEESTDLKAKLSATIQEADVSSNVVIDFLVSLLGGLTNKEDSKNDNYFSQFRDSKPRHNRVKTVDGYRLLMQAQDACRKQLQSLYKYFSCFTSEEYPQTWQQNCIKYIYSVLTKGIKTDIGIGHGGHPFEDRPPVTMLVVEAILAEELLMAFKQAKTESQLYSYQKTFEDNGVQSNSWNYVWVTSHGDGLKKLEIIKDTGLRHRHSNSLYLLVRNCYVGGMQKLAEYQIWMTVLTATGISSDAAEVEAMNALRKTGF, from the coding sequence TTGACAGATAAAATATTATTATCCGAGATTGCCGGAGCTAAGGAGACTGCTGAGTTATTAGGGATGAGTACAGCAGGCTTATCAAATTTGCGGAACCGATACGATGATTTTCCTGAACCAGTCAAGAAGTTAACGGCTACCCCACTGTTTCTCATTAGCGAAGTTGAGTCATGGATGGAGGCACATGGACGTAAAGGAGCACGTCGTCATTTGCCTAATCCCAAGAGTGGGCGTTTTAAAGTTTTAGCCGTGTGTGGTCGCCCTCGTGTGGGTAAAAGCTTTCTTATCTCTATGTTTTCGGCTGATACATATGGCTACCGTACTGCTTGTAGTCGTGAAGGGGACGACTTCACACAATGCGAAGTTCAAAATGTAGTATGGGAAAATTTAGATGAAGGGTTCGCTGTTTTTCATTCAACTGACGAGACTATGAATGGTATGGAGTCTCCCCTTACGCCTGAAAGGTTGACACGTTTTCTTAACGAAGTGAACGACTACTTGAGAGAGTGTCGTGAAAAAGGATGGAACGGGGAAAAAGGAGAACATTATCACTATATTGAGATATTCTCCCCGCCTAGCGATTTTGCTCGGCGGATCATGCGAGCCAACAATCTGGATTATTTAATTATTACCGATACTCCCGGAGTTGCTGAAAACTATGGAGTGGTTCCAATTGAGAAAGCAGATCTTGTATTATTTGTTTTAGCTGATAGCGGTATGGATGAAGCCAAGAAAAGTTTTTCAACATTAGTTGAAGCAATGGCACCACTTGTTGCATCCAGTAAGGCTTGCTTCTTGTACCGGACAAATTCAAGTTGCGACGATGAGGACGAATATATCCAGATGCAGGCGGCTGCGGAAAGAGCAATGAAGCGATTTGAGGATTGTTTCACTGGTCTCAAAGGTCGCATTATTGAATCTTCATTGGATGTCTTGCAGCCAGCGGAGTCGGTATTGGGTGTTCCCATCATGAAGGATAAAAAGAGCTCCCAGTCCGAAATCATGTTTCAACAGCGCTTCGAGGACAAAATATGTCGAGCCTTTCAAGCAGAGGAATCGACAGACTTGAAAGCAAAGTTATCGGCAACGATACAAGAAGCCGATGTTTCGTCAAACGTAGTTATTGATTTCCTTGTAAGCCTGCTTGGTGGATTAACCAATAAAGAGGATTCGAAAAATGATAATTATTTTTCACAGTTTAGAGATTCAAAACCAAGACATAATCGGGTCAAGACAGTAGATGGTTACCGCCTTTTGATGCAAGCCCAAGATGCATGCAGAAAACAGTTACAGTCCTTGTACAAATATTTCTCATGCTTCACTAGCGAGGAATATCCTCAGACGTGGCAGCAGAACTGTATTAAATACATTTACAGCGTTTTGACAAAGGGCATAAAGACAGACATTGGAATTGGACACGGGGGACACCCTTTTGAAGATCGACCGCCAGTGACGATGCTTGTTGTTGAAGCGATTTTGGCAGAAGAATTGCTAATGGCTTTCAAACAAGCCAAGACTGAAAGTCAGTTGTATTCTTACCAAAAAACTTTTGAAGACAATGGTGTCCAAAGTAACTCTTGGAACTACGTCTGGGTAACATCTCATGGTGATGGGTTAAAGAAGTTGGAAATTATAAAGGATACAGGTCTTCGTCATCGACATTCTAACTCACTGTATCTGTTGGTTAGAAATTGTTATGTTGGAGGAATGCAGAAATTAGCTGAATATCAGATATGGATGACAGTACTTACTGCTACAGGGATTTCATCCGATGCTGCTGAGGTGGAAGCTATGAATGCACTAAGGAAAACTGGTTTTTAA
- a CDS encoding HNH endonuclease — protein MITKQIKDYRNTSYNEYDHSLGDKKVKFMDDFKLNYPRAWNIYSYVNKNGQFYNIKFKNIYYDKCVYCGISTQVINSSNFEVDHFIPKAVLDVNLGYDKKEIHGIKNLVNSCKMCNRGKLDFLCDAESIEMLHPDNNQLSLIFNRKTDFSIEINNEYVNNNVIKEFYTKLKLDNQLRRLDYLLMEMKDFCDRYEGESIINEIQKLILKIESKRRKNY, from the coding sequence ATGATAACTAAACAAATAAAGGATTATAGAAATACTTCATATAATGAATATGATCACTCTTTAGGAGATAAAAAGGTAAAATTTATGGATGATTTTAAATTAAATTATCCTAGAGCATGGAATATATATAGCTATGTTAATAAAAATGGACAATTTTATAACATAAAATTCAAAAACATTTATTATGATAAATGCGTTTATTGTGGAATAAGTACACAAGTGATAAATTCTTCTAATTTTGAAGTGGATCATTTTATACCTAAAGCAGTTTTGGATGTAAACTTAGGATATGATAAAAAAGAGATTCATGGAATAAAAAATTTAGTTAACAGTTGTAAAATGTGTAATAGAGGTAAATTAGATTTCTTATGTGATGCAGAGTCTATTGAAATGTTGCATCCAGATAATAATCAGTTGTCTTTAATATTTAATCGAAAAACTGATTTTTCAATAGAGATTAATAATGAATATGTTAATAATAATGTTATTAAAGAATTTTATACTAAATTAAAATTGGACAATCAGTTAAGAAGATTAGATTATTTGCTAATGGAAATGAAAGATTTTTGTGATAGGTATGAAGGAGAGTCAATTATTAATGAAATTCAAAAGCTTATTCTTAAAATTGAGAGTAAAAGAAGAAAAAACTATTAA
- a CDS encoding Eco57I restriction-modification methylase domain-containing protein has product MNNKCQIFTPEPYVKKMLDAIDYEGKQIVGKYILENSCGEGNILIEIVKRYIEASINLHHSTEKIKEDLEKYILGFEIDKEVSDSCIKNLNREVSKYGIKGVKWKINNTDYLKYNLEEKMDFIVGNPPYIMYQGLTLEDRMFLKQNFSSCFQGKFDYCYAFIEKSIKELSNNGRMSYIIPNSIFKNVFGKRIRDIMKNTLEKIYDYRESSIFGKDILTSPAIICLNNKRQGNSLRYYDVDNDQVLLIDKMQLIDKWLFSSNVSPYDYKNSKKFGDFYKVSNSVATLLNEVYVIDKRAILNENEYFIEIEGFHIEKGVLRCAASPRNYSLNREEYIIFPYTYKNSKLEKYEEKDFKLNYPGAYEYLLSVSERLEKRKSDKSAKWFEYGRSQALPHLNQEKILVSSVITNEVRVYRLDKNTIPYSGFYIIPLADKNLDVAEEILTSPEFYSYLSIRGINANGKSLRFSVNDILNFPMNELI; this is encoded by the coding sequence GTGAATAATAAATGTCAAATTTTCACCCCTGAACCATATGTAAAAAAAATGTTAGATGCTATAGATTATGAAGGGAAACAAATAGTTGGTAAATATATTTTAGAAAACTCATGTGGTGAAGGGAATATTTTAATAGAAATTGTGAAAAGATATATTGAAGCATCGATAAATCTACATCATTCAACTGAAAAAATAAAAGAAGATTTAGAGAAATATATACTGGGTTTTGAAATTGATAAGGAGGTTAGTGACAGTTGTATTAAGAATTTAAATAGGGAAGTTAGTAAGTATGGTATAAAAGGGGTAAAGTGGAAAATTAATAATACGGATTATTTAAAATATAATCTTGAAGAAAAAATGGATTTTATTGTAGGGAACCCTCCTTATATTATGTATCAAGGTTTAACTTTAGAAGATAGAATGTTTCTAAAACAAAATTTTTCATCATGTTTTCAAGGGAAATTTGACTATTGTTACGCATTCATTGAGAAAAGTATAAAAGAGCTAAGTAATAACGGTAGAATGTCTTATATAATCCCAAATAGTATTTTTAAAAATGTATTCGGTAAAAGAATAAGGGACATTATGAAGAATACTCTTGAAAAAATATATGATTATAGGGAGAGTTCCATTTTTGGTAAAGATATCCTAACCTCACCAGCAATTATATGTTTAAATAATAAAAGACAAGGGAATTCATTAAGATATTACGATGTTGATAACGATCAAGTTCTTTTAATTGATAAAATGCAGTTAATAGATAAATGGTTATTTTCATCTAATGTAAGTCCTTATGATTACAAAAATTCTAAAAAGTTCGGGGATTTTTATAAAGTATCTAACAGTGTAGCGACTTTATTAAATGAAGTATATGTGATTGACAAGAGGGCTATTTTAAATGAGAATGAGTACTTTATAGAAATAGAAGGTTTTCATATAGAAAAGGGAGTGCTTCGTTGTGCTGCTAGCCCTAGAAATTATTCGCTAAATAGAGAAGAATATATTATTTTCCCATATACTTATAAAAATAGTAAATTGGAAAAGTATGAAGAAAAAGATTTTAAACTTAATTATCCAGGTGCATACGAATATTTATTAAGTGTTTCTGAAAGATTGGAAAAAAGGAAATCAGATAAATCTGCGAAATGGTTTGAATATGGTAGAAGCCAGGCTCTTCCACATTTAAATCAAGAAAAGATTTTAGTATCTTCAGTAATCACAAATGAGGTTAGAGTCTATCGACTAGATAAAAATACAATACCTTATTCTGGATTTTATATCATACCGTTAGCTGATAAGAATTTAGATGTAGCAGAAGAAATCTTGACTTCCCCTGAATTTTATTCATATTTGTCCATCAGAGGAATAAATGCAAATGGTAAATCTCTTAGGTTTTCTGTAAATGATATATTAAACTTCCCTATGAATGAACTAATTTGA
- a CDS encoding DNA sulfur modification protein DndB, producing MFLSRIEEGASDLTYEDLIKCENDLGLCSFDIPHDFQLSVIDGQHRLTALFLSDDPELDEIELPIVILFGVSYSVAAKLFSEINSHQKKVDKQINL from the coding sequence GTGTTTTTATCACGAATTGAGGAGGGGGCATCAGATCTTACATATGAGGATCTAATCAAGTGTGAAAACGACTTGGGGCTATGTAGTTTTGATATACCACACGATTTCCAACTGTCTGTTATTGATGGACAGCATAGGTTAACTGCACTTTTCCTAAGTGATGATCCAGAATTAGATGAAATAGAACTGCCAATAGTAATTTTGTTCGGTGTGTCATATTCAGTTGCTGCTAAATTATTTTCTGAAATAAATAGCCACCAGAAGAAGGTGGATAAACAGATAAATCTATGA
- a CDS encoding IS630 family transposase — MDENTVLLSQDETPIRAYQALRAVWALKGHQKKIPTLGHHAQVTLFGTVDVQTGDVFCSSADRCNAVTFLAFLKELVARYADKSIVLILDNARIHHAKLLHPFLKQHRHRLFLLFLPPYSPELNPIEKLWRWLKDMVIVNRFHKNESEIRSSVSDFLTFIQSCPEKVLARIGCLER, encoded by the coding sequence TTGGATGAAAATACGGTCCTGTTATCACAGGATGAGACCCCTATTCGAGCCTATCAAGCCCTGCGGGCTGTATGGGCACTAAAAGGCCACCAAAAGAAAATTCCTACGCTGGGTCACCATGCACAGGTTACTTTATTTGGAACAGTAGATGTTCAAACAGGTGATGTGTTTTGTTCGTCCGCTGACAGGTGTAATGCCGTTACTTTTTTGGCTTTTCTTAAAGAACTTGTTGCTCGTTATGCAGATAAATCGATTGTGCTTATCCTGGATAACGCTCGAATCCATCATGCGAAGCTTCTGCATCCCTTTTTAAAGCAGCACCGTCATCGTCTTTTTCTCTTGTTTCTTCCTCCATATTCGCCAGAATTGAATCCAATCGAAAAGCTATGGCGTTGGCTAAAGGATATGGTCATCGTCAATCGATTCCATAAAAATGAATCGGAGATTCGCTCATCGGTTTCTGATTTTCTTACGTTTATTCAATCCTGCCCTGAAAAAGTATTAGCTAGGATTGGATGTTTGGAACGTTAA
- a CDS encoding helix-turn-helix domain-containing protein, with product MRKIKITETHGFTSESLRQEERKMKDAFFKQRLTAVRLVMEGYSATDAAGILGICRQSVSTYVNMFNRSGLVELLHRDFPPGNKPYLSEEEQAELRRVLLESTPKEEGIEPAASWDTRILQAFLEERFSVSMCRPAVLRMLYRMGFRYTRPGYALAKADPAKQKMFVQQLDMIKKTVG from the coding sequence ATGAGAAAAATCAAAATAACAGAAACCCACGGTTTTACCAGTGAAAGCTTGCGTCAAGAAGAAAGAAAAATGAAAGACGCGTTCTTTAAGCAGCGCCTTACGGCCGTTCGTCTCGTAATGGAAGGCTACTCGGCCACAGACGCAGCTGGTATTCTAGGCATTTGCCGTCAGTCTGTCTCTACCTATGTCAACATGTTCAATCGAAGCGGACTTGTGGAACTTCTTCACCGAGATTTCCCGCCGGGAAACAAACCGTATTTATCCGAAGAAGAACAAGCAGAGTTGAGACGCGTTTTGCTTGAGAGTACACCGAAGGAAGAAGGCATTGAACCTGCTGCTTCCTGGGATACCCGTATTCTTCAGGCTTTCTTAGAGGAAAGGTTCAGTGTCTCCATGTGTCGTCCCGCGGTCTTACGTATGCTGTATCGTATGGGATTTCGATATACACGTCCAGGTTACGCACTGGCAAAGGCAGATCCGGCAAAACAGAAAATGTTTGTACAGCAATTGGACATGATAAAAAAAACTGTTGGATGA
- the istA gene encoding IS21 family transposase has protein sequence MSDIKSIKHLRNTKELSISKIAETFKINWRTAKKYADEEQRPQEKMVIRRGMMYEEKWGEIVSDWLFEDSKLRRKQRRTSKAIFLALKEIGFPGSYRTVCMFIAEWKSRRLSQEEYQSYERLEHPPGEAQLDFGLMEVVKDHQYVDVKVLVLSFPFSNVAFATALPAENTECFLHGLTQLFIQAEGVPTTLRIDNLPAAVTKPKRGGEKAELTDAFLRFQAAYGFEVQTCNPYSGNEKGHVENKVGYIRYNFFSVPPVMASYQSMSERLTQQLQKDRDRPHYRKGTTIEALWGEEKPHLLALPEEDYPIFTYDTAQVNKYGEIKLDQEWFRIPKGMKHKLVQVRKEWDRFTAYSPFGEELYHSPRAYMNKGKPIPWKDILHDWRIKPGSVLYSRHYKHLPVRVQAYFNVENIAKRKQRVEEILQLLSRYSMADIEERFYEITLLSHEQTEQNFDVDWQAYDALTPQRGTEAKG, from the coding sequence ATGTCCGATATTAAGTCTATCAAACATTTACGTAATACAAAAGAGTTATCGATCTCAAAAATAGCAGAGACTTTTAAAATCAATTGGCGTACGGCGAAAAAGTATGCAGATGAAGAACAACGACCCCAGGAGAAGATGGTCATACGCCGTGGCATGATGTATGAGGAGAAGTGGGGAGAGATTGTATCCGATTGGCTGTTTGAAGACAGTAAGCTTCGCCGTAAACAGCGACGTACCTCCAAAGCTATTTTCCTGGCTCTCAAGGAGATCGGATTTCCCGGTTCATACCGTACGGTATGTATGTTTATAGCGGAGTGGAAGTCCCGGCGGCTTTCTCAAGAAGAATATCAATCTTATGAAAGATTGGAACATCCTCCAGGAGAAGCGCAATTAGATTTTGGATTAATGGAAGTGGTAAAGGATCATCAATATGTGGATGTAAAAGTACTCGTACTATCTTTCCCTTTTAGCAACGTAGCTTTCGCTACGGCTTTGCCTGCTGAGAACACAGAGTGCTTCTTACATGGGCTTACACAGTTATTTATACAGGCTGAGGGTGTACCTACAACCTTACGGATTGATAACTTACCAGCTGCTGTCACTAAGCCAAAGCGAGGGGGAGAAAAAGCCGAACTAACCGATGCTTTCCTTCGTTTTCAAGCAGCTTATGGCTTTGAAGTACAGACGTGTAATCCATACAGCGGAAACGAAAAAGGCCATGTAGAAAATAAAGTCGGGTATATTCGATATAACTTTTTCTCTGTTCCTCCTGTGATGGCGAGCTATCAATCCATGAGTGAGAGGTTAACACAGCAGCTACAAAAAGACAGGGATCGTCCACATTACCGAAAAGGAACGACCATTGAAGCGTTATGGGGAGAAGAAAAACCGCATCTTCTTGCACTTCCGGAAGAAGATTATCCGATCTTCACATATGATACTGCACAGGTGAACAAATACGGGGAAATCAAATTGGATCAGGAGTGGTTTCGGATTCCGAAGGGAATGAAGCACAAACTTGTCCAGGTCCGTAAAGAGTGGGATCGGTTTACTGCCTATTCTCCTTTTGGAGAAGAACTTTACCATTCACCCCGGGCTTATATGAACAAAGGAAAACCAATCCCCTGGAAAGATATTCTGCATGACTGGAGAATAAAACCGGGCTCTGTTCTTTATTCCCGGCACTATAAGCACCTTCCGGTGCGTGTACAAGCTTATTTTAATGTAGAGAACATAGCAAAACGTAAGCAACGAGTCGAAGAAATTCTGCAGCTTCTCTCTCGCTACTCCATGGCAGATATTGAAGAACGATTTTATGAAATCACTCTTCTTTCTCATGAACAAACAGAACAAAACTTTGATGTGGACTGGCAGGCATATGACGCGTTAACTCCGCAGCGAGGAACGGAGGCAAAAGGATGA
- the istB gene encoding IS21-like element helper ATPase IstB: protein MSEKLRKLCKSLRLAYVAEVYGEAPFEHPELFLQYILERELELRERAKSERLIKKAKFGERKTLESYQWHENIHLPASTNRETLLSLRFIDEKENVVLIGSPGTGKTHLATALGIAGCQKGKEVRFFRAVTLVEKLELALAQKSLASFRKSIETCDLLIIDELGYLPFSKEAAELLFHIIAECYERKSIIVTSNLEFSQWNRIFYDARLTAALVDRLVHHAHVLSFTGESYRLKNALSKTSL from the coding sequence ATGAGCGAGAAACTTCGTAAACTCTGTAAGTCTCTCCGTCTTGCCTATGTCGCTGAAGTTTACGGAGAGGCACCTTTTGAACATCCGGAACTTTTCCTGCAGTATATTCTGGAACGTGAGCTTGAACTTCGTGAGAGAGCGAAAAGTGAGCGATTGATTAAGAAAGCGAAATTTGGAGAGCGCAAGACATTAGAGAGCTATCAATGGCATGAAAACATTCATTTACCGGCTTCGACAAATCGGGAGACTTTACTGTCCTTACGTTTTATTGATGAGAAGGAAAACGTAGTTTTAATCGGATCTCCTGGTACAGGAAAGACTCATCTAGCGACCGCACTTGGAATCGCTGGATGCCAAAAAGGAAAAGAAGTACGGTTCTTCCGCGCGGTTACGCTTGTAGAAAAATTAGAGCTGGCTTTAGCGCAAAAATCTTTGGCCTCCTTTCGGAAGTCGATAGAAACGTGCGATCTTCTAATTATTGATGAGCTCGGATATCTGCCTTTCAGTAAGGAGGCAGCAGAACTCCTTTTTCACATTATCGCTGAGTGTTATGAAAGGAAAAGCATAATCGTAACTTCGAATTTAGAATTTAGTCAGTGGAACCGTATCTTCTATGATGCACGTTTAACAGCAGCGTTAGTGGACCGTCTGGTCCACCATGCCCACGTTTTATCGTTTACCGGCGAGAGTTACCGACTAAAAAATGCCTTATCAAAAACGAGTTTGTAA